The Candidatus Omnitrophota bacterium DNA window TCTTGAGCCCATCTCTTGAATACAAGCGGCGTGACAGGACAGATATCCTGCCTTCCTATGGTCAGCGCATGCCCGGAAAATTTTTCCCTACTACCCTCTCTCATCAAAAGCTTGATTGAGCCGCGATCAGTACCCATTTCTATCCCCTATTTTTCAGGCAAATGAACCATTTACCTATTTGCGCGCCGCCTGTCCAGGCAGAATCCAGAATGTATACAACGTCATGATATTGCTTAAATTTGCTCGCCCACCAGTCCAGGTTGTTATTGAAATAGGACTGACCGGCGCATTTTACCCACCCCTCATTCTTGCCGCTTTCTGAAACCGGGATCTGATGAAAAGCTGCGTTTTTCACGATTCTGCTCGATTCTTTTATAGCCCTTGAAATGCCTTCTTCGGTAAAATGTTCGATAGACCCGATAGAATACGCATAGTCAAAATAATTGTCTTCATAGCCGGTGTCTGTGACATCGCACACCTTAAGCCGCTCTGCCAGTATCCCCTTAGCCACGGCCCTTTCTATCAATAAATCGGAAATATCGCATCCGTAGATCACAACTCCGGGAAACTTCTTCGAAAGTATATCGATCGTCTTACCCGTGCCGCAGGCAATGTCTAATATCCGTCCGCGACAATTAGCCAGCAGGAATTGAATCTCGTTCCATACCGTTCCTTCGCCCCAATTCTCCAGTTTGTCCGCAAAGGCCTTATTCCAATATATGCCTAAGTCCTGATTCGACGGGTTACGCGGCCTTTTTATGCGCCTTGTGATCTTTGAAATAACCCTGTTATTTACAAATTTCAAAGAATCCCACACTACTGGCGGGCATAGCCGCTTAAAAACTACTTTATAACTTACCATCTCATCTCTTTCGATTTAAAACTTTTTTGGAACTGAGGACGCTTTCATACGGTTCGAAATAGCGTCTTTAAAGCTTGGGGTCACGCACCCTTCCCTTTTGTCCGCCAGCGCCTTACAGCCGGATACGCAATATCTGCAAATGTCTTTTCTTAAATTTGGCCATGCATCCATAAACCTTTCGGGAAAATCATATTTTGCGTATTCCGCGAGCCCAAACAGCATCGCTATCGGTCCGCAGGTGCCTCCGGGCCAGTAACCATATGCATTCAATAATACGCCGCATTCCCGCGGAAGGCTGCACACATCCCATTTAAGCCCGAGGTCCACCGGAGCCGAAAGCACATATATAAATGACTCATGCGCTTCTTTAGGCGACGCGATAATCTCTATCTTTTTTTCGTTAAAAGCCCTGTCTATATTAGCGTCAAGCCTGCATTCTTTTAAAGCGCTGCTTGAGCCGATAATACCGTTTGTATATATCTCTATGCGCGCAAGATTCCCGGGAACCATCAATTCGTAGAAAAGCAGCGATATGAAATCATGCAGCCGCGGGTGTAGGAAAGGCTCTCCGCCAAGTATCTGTATGCGTTTCAAACGAATATTTTTCTGCCTGACCTGGTTTATGAATTTTTCAATTTGCTCAATTTTCATATCCGCGTCTTTGAGGTGCGGCAGCCCAAGATTACAGAAACGGTTGCACTTAGAACATAATTTGTTGCAACGATACGTGATTTCAAGCTGTATATATTTGACGCGCCAATTCTTATCTAAATTTTGCGCGACAGATACTGATGCGCGGTAAATTTTATGCTTTACCCACGGTACTACCTGCCAGATATTATTTTTATTCTTTAAGGACATGCCTATCTCCACCATCCGAGCATCGGTTTTATGATCCTTTCGCGGAAAAGGCCGTCGTTCGCCACCCTTGTATTCGGATTGTGCAGCCACCGCCAATATATAGCCTCGCCTACACGCTCTTTCGATCCGGCCGGGCATAGTGACCCGGCGGATTTGATTAAAAGTTTTAAAAAAACCTGCCTTGCCTGGTCCTGGATCAAAACGCCCCATAGTTGAAACTTCCTTAAGAATGATATTCTCGCACCCGCTATCCGGCTAAAATGGTCGCAGAATAATATAAAGAACGGCAGGTACCACCATGGCTTATTCTGCCCCCCGAGCGCGGCGCTATAATCCTGTTCGACAGTATTCCATTTG harbors:
- a CDS encoding radical SAM protein; translation: MSLKNKNNIWQVVPWVKHKIYRASVSVAQNLDKNWRVKYIQLEITYRCNKLCSKCNRFCNLGLPHLKDADMKIEQIEKFINQVRQKNIRLKRIQILGGEPFLHPRLHDFISLLFYELMVPGNLARIEIYTNGIIGSSSALKECRLDANIDRAFNEKKIEIIASPKEAHESFIYVLSAPVDLGLKWDVCSLPRECGVLLNAYGYWPGGTCGPIAMLFGLAEYAKYDFPERFMDAWPNLRKDICRYCVSGCKALADKREGCVTPSFKDAISNRMKASSVPKKF
- a CDS encoding class I SAM-dependent methyltransferase, with protein sequence MVSYKVVFKRLCPPVVWDSLKFVNNRVISKITRRIKRPRNPSNQDLGIYWNKAFADKLENWGEGTVWNEIQFLLANCRGRILDIACGTGKTIDILSKKFPGVVIYGCDISDLLIERAVAKGILAERLKVCDVTDTGYEDNYFDYAYSIGSIEHFTEEGISRAIKESSRIVKNAAFHQIPVSESGKNEGWVKCAGQSYFNNNLDWWASKFKQYHDVVYILDSAWTGGAQIGKWFICLKNRG